The following are from one region of the Ignavibacteriales bacterium genome:
- the era gene encoding GTPase Era, with protein sequence MSIKSGYVAIIGKPNVGKSTLLNSLLGEKLSITTSKPQTTRKKILGILSSADHQIIFMDTPGILKPDYLLQQKMLDFVGRSVKDADVLLFIIDIDADPEGKYTFEDDQVKEILASINRKKILLINKVDLSNEENVKRLMKKFEDDNQFDKIFPISALLNFNMENILVTILEYLPEHPKYYPDDQISDVNERFFVSDIIREKILERYYDEVPYSVEVVIEDFKEREGRKDFIQATILVEKESQKPIIIGKGGNAIKDLGQSARESIEVFLQRPVYLELRVKVKEKWRSDPKSLKSFGYSSDDE encoded by the coding sequence ATGAGTATTAAATCTGGATACGTTGCAATTATTGGTAAACCTAATGTTGGTAAATCCACTTTGTTGAATTCATTACTTGGTGAGAAACTATCTATAACAACTAGTAAACCGCAAACAACAAGAAAAAAAATTTTAGGGATACTCTCTTCAGCTGATCATCAGATTATTTTTATGGATACACCTGGAATTCTTAAACCAGATTACCTGCTTCAACAAAAGATGTTGGATTTTGTTGGTCGATCTGTAAAAGATGCTGACGTTCTGCTTTTTATAATAGATATTGATGCTGATCCTGAAGGTAAATATACTTTTGAAGATGACCAGGTTAAAGAAATTCTTGCAAGTATAAACAGAAAAAAAATTCTGCTTATAAATAAAGTTGATTTATCGAATGAAGAGAATGTTAAACGATTGATGAAAAAATTTGAAGATGATAATCAGTTCGATAAAATCTTTCCAATTTCTGCCCTGCTGAATTTTAACATGGAAAATATCCTTGTAACTATTTTGGAATACTTACCAGAGCATCCAAAGTATTATCCGGATGATCAAATCTCCGATGTGAACGAGCGTTTTTTTGTTTCTGATATAATCCGCGAGAAAATTTTAGAAAGATATTATGACGAAGTTCCTTACAGCGTTGAAGTTGTAATTGAGGATTTTAAGGAAAGGGAAGGGCGTAAAGATTTTATTCAAGCCACAATTTTAGTAGAAAAGGAATCGCAGAAACCAATCATTATTGGAAAAGGTGGTAATGCAATTAAGGATTTGGGACAATCCGCACGCGAAAGTATAGAAGTATTTCTTCAACGCCCGGTTTATTTGGAATTACGTGTTAAGGTAAAGGAAAAATGGCGCTCAGATCCAAAATCTCTTAAATCTTTCGGTTACAGTTCGGATGATGAATAA
- a CDS encoding DedA family protein, whose protein sequence is MLEEIIAYISSLSPLWIYFALFFFSFIENIFPPSPSDVVVVFGATLISHGNEIHFLPVLLITSLGSSLGFMLMYFIGKLFGEKIIRAHKLKFITPESISKTDVWFAKYGYKLIAANRFLPGTRSVISFFAGFTELVFFKTFLYAAISAFLWNTLIIYGGVLLGNNIPLIDKYLRMYSDIGLGITVLVIIVILVRYFILKKKAKKN, encoded by the coding sequence ATGCTTGAAGAAATAATAGCCTACATTAGTTCATTAAGCCCACTATGGATTTACTTCGCACTTTTTTTCTTTTCATTTATAGAAAATATTTTTCCGCCATCTCCCAGCGATGTGGTTGTTGTTTTTGGCGCCACATTAATTTCCCACGGAAATGAGATTCACTTTTTGCCAGTACTATTAATTACAAGTCTTGGCAGCTCATTAGGATTTATGCTTATGTATTTTATAGGTAAATTGTTTGGTGAAAAAATAATCCGAGCTCACAAACTAAAATTTATAACTCCAGAATCAATTTCCAAAACTGATGTTTGGTTTGCAAAGTACGGGTACAAATTAATTGCTGCCAACAGGTTCTTACCAGGAACACGATCTGTTATTAGTTTCTTTGCTGGTTTTACTGAGCTTGTTTTCTTTAAAACATTTTTATACGCTGCTATTAGCGCTTTTTTATGGAACACACTCATCATTTATGGCGGAGTTCTCCTTGGTAACAACATCCCACTTATTGATAAATATTTAAGAATGTACAGCGATATTGGTTTAGGAATAACAGTTCTTGTTATTATTGTAATACTCGTTCGATATTTTATTTTAAAGAAGAAGGCAAAGAAAAATTGA
- a CDS encoding DUF6249 domain-containing protein yields MQVEIIGVFIPIIFLLVSGLIVIAAIYYRSRERQMLIEKGLSAEQIREFFKDKIIAKKDSYILLQVGIISVFFGIGIGIGLMLEDWTSKDYWNVLFIFTFTGAGFIVANLVAKKLSNGNKEK; encoded by the coding sequence ATGCAAGTAGAAATAATCGGCGTATTTATTCCAATAATATTTTTATTAGTTAGTGGTCTGATTGTAATAGCAGCAATTTATTATCGTTCAAGAGAAAGACAAATGTTAATTGAAAAAGGACTTTCTGCAGAACAAATAAGAGAGTTTTTTAAAGATAAGATTATCGCTAAAAAAGATTCTTATATTTTATTGCAAGTGGGAATAATATCTGTCTTTTTTGGAATAGGTATTGGAATTGGATTAATGCTTGAAGATTGGACAAGTAAAGATTATTGGAATGTTCTTTTCATCTTTACATTTACAGGTGCTGGATTTATAGTTGCAAACTTAGTAGCAAAAAAATTAAGCAATGGCAACAAGGAAAAATGA
- a CDS encoding acylphosphatase codes for MFRAEIIAKGMVQGVGFRYFILRHSLKLGLKGYTKNLYNDDEILTVVEGEKFAIEELFNLIRIGPISATVNSCNIIWTEYKNEFKTFEVKF; via the coding sequence ATGTTCAGAGCCGAAATTATAGCTAAAGGAATGGTGCAAGGTGTTGGCTTTAGATATTTTATTTTAAGGCATTCTCTTAAACTTGGATTGAAAGGGTATACCAAAAATTTATATAATGATGATGAAATATTAACTGTTGTTGAAGGTGAAAAATTTGCGATTGAAGAATTATTCAATCTTATTAGAATCGGTCCCATCTCTGCAACGGTTAATTCCTGCAATATTATTTGGACTGAATACAAAAACGAATTTAAAACTTTTGAAGTAAAATTTTAG
- the ispF gene encoding 2-C-methyl-D-erythritol 2,4-cyclodiphosphate synthase has protein sequence MKMIQPFRIGYGYDVHAFAENRSLILGGVEIPYTKGLAGHSDADVLVHAICDALLGTLSLGDIGHYFPDTDMKYKNADSKNLLSEVYSLIKKEGYVLGNLDSVLALQNPKIGPFVNKMKETIAELLESEPGQISIKATTTERLGFVGREEGVEASAVVLIVRESV, from the coding sequence ATGAAAATGATTCAACCTTTCAGAATAGGTTATGGTTACGATGTTCATGCCTTTGCAGAAAATCGTAGTTTAATTCTTGGCGGTGTAGAAATTCCTTATACTAAAGGTTTAGCCGGGCACTCCGATGCGGATGTTTTGGTTCATGCTATTTGTGATGCTTTATTGGGTACATTATCACTTGGGGATATTGGTCATTACTTTCCCGATACCGATATGAAATATAAAAATGCTGACAGCAAAAATTTATTATCAGAAGTATATTCGTTGATAAAAAAAGAAGGTTATGTATTAGGTAATCTTGATTCTGTTCTTGCACTTCAAAATCCAAAGATTGGTCCTTTTGTAAATAAAATGAAAGAAACAATAGCTGAATTATTGGAATCGGAACCCGGACAAATTTCTATTAAAGCTACTACAACAGAAAGGCTGGGATTTGTTGGTAGAGAAGAGGGTGTTGAGGCTTCCGCAGTTGTTTTGATCGTTAGGGAATCTGTTTGA
- a CDS encoding DMT family transporter, translated as MMNNSQVKHGYRKYIGESALLLVTLIWGGTFTIIKVSLDNISTMLFVGIRFFIATLILLPFVFSKLKLLKSIQIKKGIILSVLLFIGFATQTIGLKYTTASKSGFITGSLVLFTPIFQIIIEKKKPSKSALAGAFLVLCGLLFLSVKETSLANFFSDLGSNFNLGDFLTLLGAVAYALYIVYLDMFSREIDTSSLVFLQVSSTTILAFLFSIFLSSFGIESYKLNLSGNLVLSLLYTSLLATVVTTYLQTKYQKEITPTNAGIIFSFEPVFAALIAIIFINEVVSGFGIVGCILIFLGLLVSELFNSRTN; from the coding sequence ATGATGAATAATAGTCAGGTTAAACACGGCTATAGAAAATATATTGGGGAAAGTGCACTCCTGCTTGTAACATTAATTTGGGGTGGAACATTTACAATCATCAAAGTTTCACTTGATAATATTTCCACAATGCTTTTTGTTGGAATAAGATTTTTTATTGCAACGTTAATTCTGCTTCCCTTTGTTTTTAGCAAATTAAAGCTTTTAAAAAGCATCCAAATTAAAAAAGGAATTATTTTAAGTGTTCTGTTATTTATTGGGTTTGCGACCCAAACTATTGGTTTGAAATATACGACTGCAAGCAAATCTGGATTTATAACTGGATCGCTTGTTCTGTTCACGCCGATATTCCAGATTATCATTGAAAAGAAAAAACCATCTAAAAGCGCTCTGGCTGGAGCTTTCCTGGTTTTATGCGGATTGCTTTTTCTATCTGTCAAAGAAACTTCTTTAGCAAATTTCTTTAGTGATCTTGGCAGTAATTTTAATTTAGGTGATTTCTTAACATTACTTGGTGCGGTAGCTTATGCCTTATATATTGTTTACTTAGATATGTTCAGCCGGGAAATTGATACATCAAGCTTAGTATTTCTCCAGGTAAGTTCAACAACAATATTAGCTTTTTTGTTTTCAATATTTCTTTCTTCTTTCGGAATAGAATCTTACAAACTAAATCTTTCTGGAAATTTAGTACTGAGTCTATTGTATACATCTTTACTTGCAACTGTGGTTACAACATACCTGCAAACAAAATATCAGAAAGAAATAACACCAACCAATGCTGGAATTATTTTTTCATTTGAACCTGTCTTTGCCGCATTGATTGCAATTATTTTTATTAACGAAGTAGTATCAGGATTTGGAATTGTTGGATGTATTTTGATTTTTCTTGGTTTATTAGTTTCAGAATTATTTAATTCCCGCACTAATTAA
- a CDS encoding RNA polymerase sigma factor, which produces MKNLGDIEIIESVKRGNIADFSLLVNRYKDKGFTLLRRMLKNELDAEEVLQDCFVNAFQSLHSFRQESKFSTWFYRIVYNSALSFLSSKRRKQEKELISIDDELELRNFDDQIYSESENIVEYLKKLIDKLPAKFASIINMFYLDEMSLDEISKVTGLSIVNVKVILHRSRNALRDLILKHNYQEELL; this is translated from the coding sequence ATGAAAAATCTTGGCGATATAGAAATAATTGAATCCGTAAAACGAGGTAACATTGCAGATTTTTCTCTGCTTGTAAATCGATATAAAGATAAAGGTTTTACGCTGTTAAGAAGGATGCTTAAAAACGAGTTGGATGCAGAAGAAGTATTGCAGGATTGTTTCGTAAATGCTTTTCAATCATTACATTCATTTAGGCAGGAATCGAAATTCTCTACTTGGTTTTATAGAATTGTATATAACTCCGCTCTTTCTTTTTTATCAAGTAAAAGAAGAAAGCAGGAAAAAGAACTTATATCAATAGATGATGAACTGGAATTACGGAATTTTGATGATCAGATTTATTCTGAATCTGAAAACATTGTTGAATATTTAAAAAAATTGATTGATAAATTACCCGCAAAATTTGCAAGTATTATTAATATGTTTTACTTAGATGAAATGTCACTTGATGAGATAAGTAAAGTTACAGGGTTATCAATTGTAAATGTAAAAGTTATTTTACATCGTTCAAGAAATGCTTTGCGGGATCTTATCCTAAAGCATAATTATCAGGAGGAACTACTTTGA